The genomic DNA TCACTTGATGTATCAGTTCAGGCTCAGATTATTGAAATATTGAAGCGATGGAAACAGGAGCATACTCTTAGCATTCTCTTTATATCTCATGATGAAGATCTGATCAAAACCCTGTGTGATCGGGTTATTCAGATTCATGATGGTCGTATTCAGGATCTGCAAGACCGAAACACATCCTGATTCTGAAGGTCAAAAAAGGGACAATCTATTTTTTTCACCAATATGATAAGAAACGACATTCGGCGGTAATTTTTTACAATATTTCATACATAATTAAAAATATTCATAACTTATCTGATCATACAATTATTATGGCTCCTGATCCGTCTGGTATCAAAGAAATGATCCAATCTGCATGGGATGAGTCTGCAGAGCGGTACGACATGCAACATGCCCATGGAGTCCAGTCAGAAGAGGAGCATACAGCATGGGTAAACCTGTTTAAACAGTTTACCTCTGATACCCCGATCACGGTCCTTGACATTGGTTGTGGAACCGGTGAGATGAGTCTTCTTCTTGCAGAGATGGGGCATTCGGTTCATGCAATCGATCTCTCTGAGAACATGCTGAAGAGAGCAGAGGATAAAGCCAGGAAAAAAGGCTACTCTATTTCGTTTTCAATTGACGATGCAGAATCTCTCTCATATGATGATGAATCATTTGACTTGGTTATAAACCGCCACCTGCTCTGGACGTTACCGGATCCTGAAAAAGCGCTGAGAGAGTGGAACCGGGTCCTGAAACCCCGTGGGATGATAGCAGTTATCGATGGACTCTGGTTCCCTGAATCACTCTCTGGTAAATCCCGAAGGTTCCTCTCGAAACTTGGGATTCTTATTTCTGAACGCAGAAACCCGTTCAAGTCATATTATCCGGATGAACTGATCGATAACCTCCCTCATCCGAAAGGGATGGAGGCCTTCGAAGCAGTGAAATATGTAGAACGTGCAGGATTCCATAATGTCACCCTGCATTCCCTGGATGAAATTATGACCATTCAGAGGAAGTACATGCCTCTTTCAAACCGGATAGGGTATCAGATGCCTTATTATCTCGTACATGGTGTGAAATAGGTTAATGGGATAAGTAATTTTACATTTTGGTAGTTAGTATGATAAAAAAAATTATTGCAGGAGTATTTCTCGTTCTCCTCCTTATCGGAACGTGCGGTCTGGTATATGCGGATGGGAAGACCGTGGTAATTGGGCTGAGTGAAGAACCAACGGATTTAAATCCAATCCGTTCTGCAGGTAATGCAGTCTTTTATGATGTAATTAAGGTTTTTAATGGACTTATCAAGTCAGATAACAACCTTGAGATGATAGGAGATCTTGCAAGTTCATGGGAACAGCCGGATCCTACGACTATCATCTTTCATCTGAGAGATGGTGTAAAATGGCATGATGGGACTGAATTCACCGCTGATGACGTCAAGTTCACGTATGATCTTATGACCAGCGGTGAAAATGTGGCAGTCTTTCCAACTTCGGGCGAATACAGTATAATCTCTTCAGTTGATGTGGTCGATAAAAAAACCGTTAAGTTCACACTCAAGGAGGCAAGTGTCCCCTTTATGGAATGGCTTGCACTTCCCATTCTGCCAAAACATATCCTTGCCGGGCAGGATCTGAGTTCAACTGAATTCTGGCAAAAGCCTGTTGGAACCGGGCCTTATGTTTTTGACAGTTGGAATAAGGGAGAGGAGATCATCTTCAAAGCAAATCCTAATTACTTTGGAGATAAACCAAAGATTGAGACAGTTCGGTATATCATCCTTCCAGATGAGAATTCACGAATTAACCTTCTGAAAAGCGGTGATGTCCAGGCAATTAAGATACTCCCCAAATCTTCAAAGGCACTTGAAGGTCAGGCAGGAGTAAAAATCATTTCAAACCCGTCAGCAAACTGGTATGGTATTAATCTTCCCTATATTCTTCCCCAGTTCAAGGATACTGCCGTTCACCAGGCTATTGCCTATGCTTTAAACAAAAAACTTATGGTTGATACGATCTTCGCTGGTCATGCAGTGCCTGCCTATGGACCATATCGGAAAGAGAGCTGGGTGTATAATCCTGCAATAGAGTTTAACCAGGATGTAGAAAAAGCTAAAAAGCTTCTTGATGATGCCGGGTGGAAACCAGGAAAAGATGGTATAAGAGAAAAAGATGGTGTAAAATTAGAATTTGAACTTTTATATGTTGCAACATCAGAGGAAAGGAAAGATTTAGCGGTTGCTGTTGCATCTGATCTTGAAAAGATCGGTATCAGGGCGATCCCAACATCCAAAGCCAACTGGGATGAGTTAAATCAGAATGTTTTCCATAATAATGCGGTGATTATGGCTTTTGGTTCACCCTTTGATCCTGACAATAACAATTACCAGATCTATCATAGTTCATACATCGGTAATGGTTGGAATAATCCGGCTGGATATTGTAATCCAGAAGTTGACCGGCTTTTAGAACAGGGGCGAACCACTTCAGATAGGGAGGAACGTAAAAAGATCTATGGTCAGTATCAGAAGATTCTCTCCGAAGATCAGCCAACTCCGCAGATTCTCTTCTCAAACTACGTCTTTGCAGTGAGTGACAAACTTACTGGATTAGTTCCCCGGATGGGTCCACATGGATCTATGGGTGGAATTAACGGAGAATTATGGTGGAATATTGAAGAGTGGGATATAAGGAGTTAAATACTCATGGATCAGGCTCTCCTTGGATATATTAGCCGGAGAGTTCTTCAAATCCCACTTCTTTTAGTTGGAATCAGCATCCTTACTTTTTTACTCATGTTTCTCTCTCCTGTTGACCCGGTAGTTGCTCATTTTGGCCTGCCGATCGTTCAGAAGATGTCAGATGAGGATATAATGAAAGTAAAGGATGAGTGGGGCTTGAATGAACCACTTCATGTCAGATATTTTTCATGGATTTCCCATCTCTTCCAGGGGGACTTTGGTCGTTCGCATATTTATAAACGCCCCATAATTGACATTATTATTGAAAAGCTCCCTGCTACTTTGTATCTGAGCTTTGTTGCATATGGAGTTGCGATTGTTCTTGCAATCCTTGCTGCGTTGATAGTCATCAGCCGGGAGGGAGGATTGATCGATCGAATTATTACAAACACCAGTTTTCTCCTGTATGCAGCACCGAGTTTTTTCATTGCCCTGATTCTTATACTGGTCTTTTCAGTCTGGCTTGGATGGTTGCCTTCATCGAGAATGGTCTCAATTTCAGTGCCACCGGGTTTTTTTGCAGAATTAGCAGACCGAATCCGCCATATTATTCTCCCTGCTGCAGCTCTTGGGATGAGTCATTTTGCCCTGTTTTATGGATATCTTCGTTCCAGTCTTTCTGAATCAATAAAACAGGATTATATCATCACTGCACGTGCCAAAGGGATAGACGAGCGTACGATTCTTATCAGACATGCATTTCGAAACTCCCTGCTTCCTTTTGTCACTCAGTTAGGTTTGGCAATTCCCTGGCTAATATCTGGAAGTGTTGTTATTGAGACTATTTTTGCATGGCCGGGAATTGGAAGACTGACATATGATGCAGCAATGAAGTCTGATTTTATGCTCCTTATAGGTCTGACACTCTTTACCAGTATTCTCGTGATTATCGGCAATCTTCTGGCAGATATTGCATACGCAATTATCGATCCACGTGTCAGATACGAGTGAACATAATGAAAGTAAGTACGATACTCTGCATTCCTGGAATTAAAGTTCTCATAATCATCATATTGATCGCAGTTGCGGTTCCGTTTCTCCTTCCTCATGACCCAAACCGGGCTAACCTGGAAGAGGCTGAACAGCCACCTTCTCTTGATCACTGGTGTGGAACTGATAAACTTGGCCGGGATGTCTTTACCCGGACGATATATGGCACAAGAATATCACTTATTGTTGGTTTGACTGCAGCCGTTTTGGCCGTCTCAATGGGAGCCGGTATAGGAATTACCGCAGGATTTATCGGGGGAAAAGTTGATGGTCTGCTTATGAGAATTGTAGATACGATAAACTCTCCTCCTGAGGTTATCCTGCTTATTGTCCTTGCAACCATATTTCCCCGGAGTATATTGACTATAATTCTCATTATTTCCCTGACTCACTGGATGAGTACTTCACGATTGATTCGGGGAGAGACATTATCCATTAAAGAGCGACCCTTTGTTGAGGCTGCGATAGCTCTTGGGGCAGATGACCGGTATATCATGAAAAGGCATATTCTTCCGAATCTGTATTCTATCCTGGTCATTTCAGTTACGCTTATGGCTGCTCATGCGATCATGATGGAGGCCATGCTGAGTTTTCTGGGGCTGGGGATTCCTGCACACATGGCCAGCTGGGGGAATATGCTCAACCAGGCACAAAGTGACGTCATGAGAGGAATATGGTGGACTTCTATATTCCCTGGGATAATGCTTGTTGCTACGGTATGGTCAATATACCGCTTAGGTGAAGGATTAAAAGAGTATCTGACACCACACAGGGATTTTTTATCCAGAATTTAATATTTTTTATGGAACAGAATCAAGAAGATTAAGATACACGTGAGTTTAATATGGAGATATCTCGAGAAAATCAGGATCCGGTCAAGAAAAATGTCCGGATATATTGGAACGAACGAAGCAAAACTTTTGACCAGGATGTTGGTCATGGTGCAGATCATCACGAATGCCAGTTATGGAAAAATCAGCTGAGAACAATCATAGGCGACGACAAAAAAGATGTCCTTGATTTTGGGACCGGAACGGGTATGATTGCTATCAACCTTGCTGAACTCGGTCATTCTGTCACGGGTATCGATTTGTGTGAAGAGATGCTTGATATTGCGAATAGGAAAGCAGAATCAAAAGACCTATCAATACGGTTTTTACTTGGTGATGCTGAAAACCCGGAGTTTCCTGATCGGATGTTTGACGTGGTAATTTGCCGTCATCTGCTTTGGACACTTCCTCATCCAGATGTGGCTATCCGAGAATGGTCAAGGATTTGCAGACCTGGCGGGGTGATTATCGCGATAGATGGACACCAGGAGCCAAAAGACTACTTTCATCACTCAGATGAGAAGGATGAATCAGAGAAATCAGATCAGGAAAAACTATGGGAACAGACTTACTCAAAGGAGATTACTATGCAACTTCCAAATGGGGATCAGCTTACAATTGAGTCGTTAAAGGAACTCTTCACAACAAATGGCCTTGGAGATGTTCAGTCAAAGAACCTAAAGGATATTGCTGAGTATCACCAGCGCCTGCATTCTGCGAGTGACCATGAACGCCAGCACGAAGTAAATATCATCTGGGGCACAGTTCAGTAAATCACCACACATCCATGCTTTTCACTAAGCCCGTTTTTGATACTGCCAGAAGAATGGGTGCATATTACTGTGGTTTTGCAGATATATCAGCCCTTACCTCATCCATTCCAGACCTTGAAGGATACCGGGTCCATGATTATCCTGCAGCAGTCTCGGTTGGAATTGCGCTCTCGGATCAGATAATCAACTCCCTTCCAAATCGTGACGATGTATCTGTATATCAGGCATACTGCCGTCATTATGACGAGACAAACCATCACCTTGATTCCATTGCTACAGAGATATGTTCTATTATTGAGGATTTTGGATACAAGACTTATCACGTCCCAGCCTCATCACCACGAGGACCGGATGGACTGACTTCAGAGTTCTCCCATAAGATAGCCGCTCACCAGGCAGGCCATGGATGGATTGGAAAGAGTGCTCTTCTTATCACCCCGGAACATGGTCCACGGGTCAGATGGGTTACCGTTCTAATATCAGCCCCAATACCACAGGAGAAAGAGCCGATGGATGAGCAGTGCGGACGATGTAAGGCTTGCACACAGATCTGCCCGGTGCATGCGATATCAGGAGATCCCTTCGGTACAAAGGAACCAGGATCATTCCGGTTCGATAGAGCTGCCTGTAGTAAAGGGTTTTCAGATAGGAAAAAGATGGGACTTTTGGCAATCTGTGGCCTCTGTGTATATGTCTGTCCATATGGAAAAAGAACTACTAATAATGAGGCGTACACAAGCAAGTAAGGAATATATCATTACACTGCCAATAAACTCATACTATGGATGTTGTTACTCTCTCATCTAATGGAAAGATAACTCTTCCTTCAAAAAGATGTGAGACGTTCTCTTTGTCTGATGGTGATTCTCTAGTAATAGTTGAGGAGAAGGATAGCATACACCTAAAACCCCTCATAAATATCTCACATCTCTGGGGAGTAGATTCTATGGTAGATACGAAAAGTGCGCTAAAAGAATTTAGAGACGAATGGAATAAAGATCTTGTAGAATAAGTTCTCTTTGACACTCATGCATTTCTTGCATTTTTCAACCGTGAATATGGGTCTGAAATAATCAAAACATTAATGGATGAGATTCAGAATGATGATAATGAGGGGTATGTTGCGACTATTACCCAGACCGAACTTGTATGTCTCTAT from Methanospirillum hungatei JF-1 includes the following:
- a CDS encoding ABC transporter permease encodes the protein MDQALLGYISRRVLQIPLLLVGISILTFLLMFLSPVDPVVAHFGLPIVQKMSDEDIMKVKDEWGLNEPLHVRYFSWISHLFQGDFGRSHIYKRPIIDIIIEKLPATLYLSFVAYGVAIVLAILAALIVISREGGLIDRIITNTSFLLYAAPSFFIALILILVFSVWLGWLPSSRMVSISVPPGFFAELADRIRHIILPAAALGMSHFALFYGYLRSSLSESIKQDYIITARAKGIDERTILIRHAFRNSLLPFVTQLGLAIPWLISGSVVIETIFAWPGIGRLTYDAAMKSDFMLLIGLTLFTSILVIIGNLLADIAYAIIDPRVRYE
- a CDS encoding 4Fe-4S double cluster binding domain-containing protein, which encodes MLFTKPVFDTARRMGAYYCGFADISALTSSIPDLEGYRVHDYPAAVSVGIALSDQIINSLPNRDDVSVYQAYCRHYDETNHHLDSIATEICSIIEDFGYKTYHVPASSPRGPDGLTSEFSHKIAAHQAGHGWIGKSALLITPEHGPRVRWVTVLISAPIPQEKEPMDEQCGRCKACTQICPVHAISGDPFGTKEPGSFRFDRAACSKGFSDRKKMGLLAICGLCVYVCPYGKRTTNNEAYTSK
- a CDS encoding AbrB/MazE/SpoVT family DNA-binding domain-containing protein — protein: MDVVTLSSNGKITLPSKRCETFSLSDGDSLVIVEEKDSIHLKPLINISHLWGVDSMVDTKSALKEFRDEWNKDLVE
- a CDS encoding ABC transporter substrate-binding protein — encoded protein: MIKKIIAGVFLVLLLIGTCGLVYADGKTVVIGLSEEPTDLNPIRSAGNAVFYDVIKVFNGLIKSDNNLEMIGDLASSWEQPDPTTIIFHLRDGVKWHDGTEFTADDVKFTYDLMTSGENVAVFPTSGEYSIISSVDVVDKKTVKFTLKEASVPFMEWLALPILPKHILAGQDLSSTEFWQKPVGTGPYVFDSWNKGEEIIFKANPNYFGDKPKIETVRYIILPDENSRINLLKSGDVQAIKILPKSSKALEGQAGVKIISNPSANWYGINLPYILPQFKDTAVHQAIAYALNKKLMVDTIFAGHAVPAYGPYRKESWVYNPAIEFNQDVEKAKKLLDDAGWKPGKDGIREKDGVKLEFELLYVATSEERKDLAVAVASDLEKIGIRAIPTSKANWDELNQNVFHNNAVIMAFGSPFDPDNNNYQIYHSSYIGNGWNNPAGYCNPEVDRLLEQGRTTSDREERKKIYGQYQKILSEDQPTPQILFSNYVFAVSDKLTGLVPRMGPHGSMGGINGELWWNIEEWDIRS
- a CDS encoding class I SAM-dependent methyltransferase — protein: MEISRENQDPVKKNVRIYWNERSKTFDQDVGHGADHHECQLWKNQLRTIIGDDKKDVLDFGTGTGMIAINLAELGHSVTGIDLCEEMLDIANRKAESKDLSIRFLLGDAENPEFPDRMFDVVICRHLLWTLPHPDVAIREWSRICRPGGVIIAIDGHQEPKDYFHHSDEKDESEKSDQEKLWEQTYSKEITMQLPNGDQLTIESLKELFTTNGLGDVQSKNLKDIAEYHQRLHSASDHERQHEVNIIWGTVQ
- a CDS encoding class I SAM-dependent methyltransferase, with protein sequence MAPDPSGIKEMIQSAWDESAERYDMQHAHGVQSEEEHTAWVNLFKQFTSDTPITVLDIGCGTGEMSLLLAEMGHSVHAIDLSENMLKRAEDKARKKGYSISFSIDDAESLSYDDESFDLVINRHLLWTLPDPEKALREWNRVLKPRGMIAVIDGLWFPESLSGKSRRFLSKLGILISERRNPFKSYYPDELIDNLPHPKGMEAFEAVKYVERAGFHNVTLHSLDEIMTIQRKYMPLSNRIGYQMPYYLVHGVK
- a CDS encoding ABC transporter permease, which produces MKVSTILCIPGIKVLIIIILIAVAVPFLLPHDPNRANLEEAEQPPSLDHWCGTDKLGRDVFTRTIYGTRISLIVGLTAAVLAVSMGAGIGITAGFIGGKVDGLLMRIVDTINSPPEVILLIVLATIFPRSILTIILIISLTHWMSTSRLIRGETLSIKERPFVEAAIALGADDRYIMKRHILPNLYSILVISVTLMAAHAIMMEAMLSFLGLGIPAHMASWGNMLNQAQSDVMRGIWWTSIFPGIMLVATVWSIYRLGEGLKEYLTPHRDFLSRI